The following proteins come from a genomic window of Phnomibacter ginsenosidimutans:
- a CDS encoding L-serine ammonia-lyase, iron-sulfur-dependent, subunit alpha: MTAWLQAIRAGGSHFKYTLDWVSCFALAVNEENAAFGRVVTAPTNGAAGVIPAVLMYYIAFCNEQESSAALEEKIYRFLLTASEIGSIFKKGATISAAMGGCQAEIGVSSAMAAAALTEALGGSQKQTLMAAEIAMEHHLGLTCDPIGGLVQVPCIERNTMGAIKAITACQLALQSTPDFGIVSLDKVIKTMWETALDMNSKYKETADGGLAVHIPISLADC, from the coding sequence TTGACAGCTTGGTTGCAAGCCATTCGTGCCGGCGGTAGTCATTTTAAATACACGCTGGATTGGGTGAGTTGTTTTGCCCTGGCGGTAAATGAAGAAAACGCTGCTTTTGGCAGGGTAGTAACAGCACCTACCAATGGTGCTGCAGGTGTAATACCCGCAGTACTGATGTATTACATTGCTTTTTGCAATGAGCAGGAAAGCAGTGCCGCTTTAGAAGAAAAGATTTACCGCTTCTTGCTCACGGCCTCCGAAATTGGCAGCATCTTCAAAAAAGGCGCTACTATTTCAGCCGCCATGGGTGGCTGCCAGGCAGAGATTGGCGTAAGCAGTGCCATGGCTGCTGCTGCACTGACAGAAGCGTTGGGCGGCTCGCAAAAACAAACACTGATGGCTGCCGAAATAGCCATGGAACATCACCTTGGCCTTACTTGTGATCCCATTGGCGGTCTGGTGCAAGTGCCATGCATTGAACGTAATACCATGGGCGCCATCAAGGCCATCACCGCTTGTCAGTTGGCGCTGCAAAGCACTCCGGATTTTGGTATTGTTAGCTTGGATAAAGTAATCAAAACCATGTGGGAAACGGCTTTGGACATGAACAGCAAATACAAGGAAACTGCCGATGGCGGACTGGCGGTGCATATTCCTATCAGCCTTGCAGATTGCTAG